In Geopsychrobacter electrodiphilus DSM 16401, a single window of DNA contains:
- the eutB gene encoding hydroxyectoine utilization dehydratase EutB yields the protein MDKTSLYLQDVFLARQRCCGFAHKTPLLHSLPLSAATGRKVYLKLENLQQTGSFKIRGAVNKLLSLSSAERERGVIAFSTGNHGRAVAYVAAQLGVRAVICMSHRVPSYRVAAMEALGGEVILHGQSQDEAYVKALELERDEGLTMVKPFDDPHVIAGQGTIGLEILEELPQVDCLLVPLSGGGLLAGIALAMKATSPAIRVVGVGLEVSSPMQASLQAGRPVEIEETDSLGDALLGGIGLDNSYTFPMVRDLVDEVVLVTEEEIAAGIFYAFDSHRQVIEGAGAVGIAALLAVRVSSLGENVAVVVSGGNVDPRLLIEIAGKKYA from the coding sequence ATGGATAAAACCAGCCTTTATCTTCAAGATGTTTTTCTCGCCAGACAGCGCTGCTGTGGTTTTGCTCATAAGACTCCGCTGCTCCACTCGCTTCCACTGAGTGCTGCCACCGGGCGAAAGGTGTATCTCAAGCTGGAGAATCTGCAACAGACCGGATCGTTCAAGATTCGTGGTGCGGTCAACAAGTTGCTTTCGTTGTCATCCGCAGAACGCGAGCGGGGGGTGATCGCCTTTTCCACCGGCAACCATGGCCGCGCCGTCGCCTATGTCGCCGCTCAATTGGGTGTTAGGGCGGTGATCTGCATGTCTCACCGGGTTCCTTCATACCGGGTGGCGGCGATGGAGGCCCTGGGAGGGGAAGTGATTCTCCATGGGCAAAGTCAGGACGAGGCTTATGTCAAGGCCTTGGAACTGGAGCGGGACGAAGGGTTAACTATGGTCAAGCCCTTTGACGATCCTCATGTCATAGCCGGTCAGGGAACGATCGGCCTTGAGATTCTGGAAGAACTCCCTCAGGTCGACTGCCTGCTGGTGCCGCTTTCGGGCGGCGGTTTGCTGGCCGGAATTGCTCTGGCGATGAAGGCGACCTCTCCTGCGATCAGAGTTGTCGGGGTCGGACTCGAGGTTTCGTCCCCGATGCAGGCCAGTCTGCAGGCCGGGCGGCCAGTGGAGATTGAGGAGACGGACAGCCTGGGTGATGCCCTGTTGGGCGGGATAGGACTGGATAACAGCTATACCTTCCCCATGGTCCGGGACCTGGTGGACGAGGTCGTTCTGGTCACCGAAGAGGAGATCGCTGCGGGGATATTCTATGCCTTCGACAGCCACCGCCAGGTCATCGAAGGTGCGGGCGCGGTCGGAATCGCCGCCCTGCTGGCCGTCAGGGTTTCATCCCTAGGTGAGAATGTTGCGGTTGTGGTCAGCGGCGGGAATGTCGATCCAAGGCTTTTAATCGAGATTGCAGGGAAAAAATATGCCTGA
- a CDS encoding M24 family metallopeptidase, with protein sequence MPESSLVPQLPFERAEYQKRVKNTKEAMGRSGVEALLVTEPGNMNYLSGYDGWSFYVHQGVLLLIDQEEPIWFGRAQDSNGAFLTTWLSKENIYGYRDNYVQSKLSHPMEFAADILKERGYGQRRLAVEMDSYYFTGRCLDTLRRCLPQAVISDGDDIVRWVRCVKSAKELEYLRMAARITEQVMQKAIDGIGVGVREGDVAGEVYKAQICGTIDYTGDYPAIAPIMPSGIRTSTAHLSWTDRRYEDGDIVLLELGGAKHHYNMPLARTVMVGEPPSELLDVAETAIEGLNRTLAFIRPGVTAEEVEATWRESISGSRVVKESRVGYAFGLNYPPDWGEHTLSLRPGDKTVLKPNMTIHFMPGIWLDSFGFECTEPIVVTEQGCETFMDFPRRLFVK encoded by the coding sequence ATGCCTGAGTCCAGTTTAGTCCCACAGCTTCCGTTTGAACGTGCGGAATATCAGAAGCGGGTAAAAAACACCAAAGAGGCCATGGGGCGATCAGGCGTGGAGGCCCTGCTGGTCACCGAGCCAGGGAACATGAACTACTTGAGCGGCTATGATGGCTGGTCCTTCTATGTCCACCAGGGGGTCCTGTTGTTGATCGATCAGGAGGAACCGATCTGGTTCGGTCGCGCCCAGGACAGCAACGGCGCGTTTTTGACGACCTGGCTGAGCAAAGAGAACATCTACGGCTACCGTGACAATTATGTGCAGTCGAAGCTCTCTCACCCGATGGAGTTTGCCGCCGACATCCTCAAAGAGCGGGGCTACGGCCAGCGCCGTCTGGCGGTGGAGATGGACAGCTACTACTTTACCGGTCGCTGCCTCGATACGCTGCGCCGCTGCTTGCCACAAGCGGTGATCAGCGATGGGGATGACATTGTCCGCTGGGTGCGCTGCGTCAAATCGGCAAAGGAGCTAGAGTACCTGCGTATGGCCGCCCGCATAACCGAGCAAGTCATGCAGAAGGCGATTGACGGCATCGGGGTCGGGGTGCGAGAAGGTGATGTCGCCGGAGAGGTTTATAAGGCCCAGATCTGCGGTACCATCGATTATACCGGCGATTATCCGGCGATTGCGCCGATCATGCCCTCCGGCATCCGGACCTCAACCGCCCATCTGAGCTGGACCGACCGCCGCTATGAAGATGGCGATATCGTGTTGCTCGAACTGGGCGGTGCCAAACATCATTACAACATGCCATTGGCCCGCACGGTGATGGTCGGAGAGCCCCCAAGTGAGCTGCTGGACGTGGCCGAAACCGCCATTGAAGGCCTGAACCGAACCCTGGCGTTCATCCGCCCGGGGGTGACGGCCGAAGAGGTGGAAGCGACCTGGCGCGAGTCGATTTCCGGCAGCCGCGTGGTCAAGGAATCGCGGGTCGGCTACGCCTTCGGCCTGAACTACCCCCCCGACTGGGGTGAGCACACGCTCAGCCTGCGGCCTGGTGATAAAACTGTACTCAAGCCCAACATGACCATCCACTTCATGCCGGGGATCTGGCTCGACAGCTTCGGCTTTGAATGTACCGAGCCGATCGTAGTCACCGAACAAGGCTGCGAAACCTTTATGGATTTTCCGCGCCGGTTGTTTGTCAAATAG
- a CDS encoding RidA family protein: MKKEVIFSTKAPAPGAYSQAIKYGDLIFVSGQTSDDPVSHQPIKDSIEAQTERILNHIKYILEAAGSGLDKVLKCNIYLSDWEDKARMNEVYKTFFPHAPPARICMAVKGLDSGLNVEIDCIAGA, translated from the coding sequence ATGAAAAAAGAAGTGATCTTTTCCACCAAAGCACCCGCGCCTGGGGCTTATTCCCAGGCCATCAAATATGGCGACCTGATCTTCGTGTCGGGCCAGACTTCCGATGATCCGGTCAGCCATCAGCCGATCAAGGACAGCATCGAGGCGCAAACAGAGCGGATACTCAATCACATCAAATACATCCTCGAAGCCGCCGGCTCAGGACTGGATAAGGTCCTGAAATGCAACATTTACCTTTCAGACTGGGAGGATAAAGCGCGGATGAATGAGGTCTATAAAACGTTTTTCCCGCACGCCCCTCCGGCCCGCATCTGCATGGCGGTTAAGGGGTTGGATTCGGGGCTGAACGTCGAGATCGATTGTATCGCCGGGGCCTGA
- a CDS encoding DMT family transporter, with amino-acid sequence MNLQAVSFVRERWTGFCFALASALFFSLLNVAIRYSEPYFDVWQIMFARSVFGLLAMLLVARLSRVSLGGVERKTMLLIGVVSVINVICLTAAIFRLPLFEALVLLYLYPVFAALLSPLINGDRFGGSDWGLIVLGLVGTVLVLWPGELHSQLSSAHLLALGAALSYALTTTLIRRVARLNNPLIPFFYICLVGCIVCAIPALALKPLVNLPLVGWVGLFSLCLFGLLAYLASIKALQYLPSPRVGVISMAEVLFSSLLGFWLFHEHLGSLALTGGALIMVSGLLLSIKPLYRHPVKAVL; translated from the coding sequence TTGAATTTACAGGCGGTCTCATTTGTTCGGGAACGTTGGACCGGATTTTGTTTCGCCCTGGCTTCAGCGCTGTTTTTTTCCTTGCTGAATGTCGCCATTCGTTACAGCGAACCCTACTTCGACGTGTGGCAGATCATGTTTGCCCGATCTGTCTTTGGTCTTCTGGCAATGCTCCTGGTTGCGCGGTTGAGCAGGGTCAGCTTGGGTGGAGTGGAGCGGAAAACTATGCTCCTGATCGGGGTAGTCAGCGTCATCAATGTGATTTGTCTGACTGCCGCAATTTTTCGCCTGCCGCTCTTCGAGGCTCTGGTTCTGCTTTACCTCTATCCAGTATTTGCTGCTCTACTTTCCCCCCTGATCAACGGCGACCGCTTCGGCGGTAGCGACTGGGGCCTTATTGTTCTGGGGCTAGTCGGTACAGTTCTGGTGCTCTGGCCCGGCGAGTTGCACAGCCAACTGTCCAGTGCCCATCTGTTGGCCCTTGGGGCCGCCCTCAGTTATGCCTTGACCACGACCCTGATTCGCCGGGTCGCCCGGCTGAACAACCCATTGATTCCGTTTTTTTATATTTGCCTGGTGGGGTGTATCGTCTGCGCCATACCGGCATTGGCTCTGAAGCCCCTGGTCAATCTTCCTCTGGTTGGCTGGGTGGGGCTTTTCTCCCTATGCCTGTTCGGTTTACTCGCCTATCTGGCCAGCATCAAGGCGCTGCAATATCTCCCCTCGCCCCGGGTGGGAGTGATCTCCATGGCGGAAGTTCTCTTCAGCAGTCTTCTCGGATTCTGGCTTTTTCATGAACACCTCGGTAGCCTGGCCTTGACTGGGGGTGCCCTGATCATGGTGAGCGGCCTGCTTTTGAGCATCAAACCGCTGTATCGGCATCCCGTAAAAGCGGTCCTTTGA
- a CDS encoding universal stress protein, whose amino-acid sequence MDFKNVLVLTDFSKDSEDALQDAVKFAEKFGSHLTILHVVQDESSLSFVLSNKEYRSLEDRLDLHAKQMFVALEEKVPGLKALNFTTKTRKGIPYINCLYEIESGDYDLVFAGSRGRSDMKHIFVGSTAEKIMRRSPISVFMTRSHL is encoded by the coding sequence ATGGATTTTAAAAACGTGTTGGTATTGACCGATTTTTCCAAAGATTCTGAAGATGCGTTACAGGATGCGGTCAAATTTGCTGAAAAGTTTGGCTCTCATCTGACGATTCTTCACGTCGTGCAAGATGAGAGCAGCCTCAGCTTCGTCTTGTCGAACAAAGAGTATCGCAGCCTGGAGGACAGGCTTGACCTGCACGCCAAACAGATGTTCGTGGCGCTGGAAGAAAAAGTCCCCGGCTTGAAGGCTCTCAATTTTACAACCAAAACCCGCAAGGGCATCCCCTATATCAACTGTCTGTATGAGATAGAGAGCGGGGATTACGATCTGGTGTTTGCCGGTTCGCGCGGGAGATCCGACATGAAACACATCTTTGTCGGCAGTACCGCCGAAAAAATCATGCGGCGATCACCGATCAGCGTGTTTATGACGCGTAGCCATCTATGA
- a CDS encoding TRAP transporter small permease, translating to MSEKDKGRRPQNIFQRFNHNVGVVLNGIEVSILVFCVAALAVLLITNVFARTFFQSIYFAEEISKFLVMLMTFVGVSYGVRKARHIRMGAFLDAMPPKVEKVFLIVISLVSAIVMGVMAWFSYQYLLNAMEMGHMTPALRVPTWTFYIILPIGFGLACLQYLRTIIKNLTEKDPWQSPDQQSEYEDEQIGGTPQ from the coding sequence ATGAGTGAAAAAGACAAAGGCAGGCGGCCGCAGAACATTTTCCAGCGCTTTAACCACAATGTCGGTGTTGTGTTGAACGGCATCGAAGTTTCGATTCTGGTGTTTTGCGTTGCCGCTCTTGCCGTGCTTCTGATTACTAATGTTTTTGCCCGGACGTTTTTTCAAAGTATTTATTTTGCCGAGGAGATCTCGAAGTTTCTGGTGATGCTGATGACCTTTGTCGGGGTGAGCTATGGGGTCAGAAAGGCGCGGCATATCCGGATGGGGGCATTTTTAGACGCCATGCCGCCGAAGGTTGAAAAAGTTTTTCTGATCGTAATCTCCCTGGTCAGCGCCATTGTGATGGGAGTTATGGCCTGGTTCTCCTACCAGTACCTGTTAAATGCCATGGAGATGGGACATATGACTCCGGCCTTGCGGGTTCCCACGTGGACCTTCTACATCATTCTCCCGATCGGATTTGGACTGGCCTGTCTGCAGTATCTCCGCACCATCATCAAAAATCTGACTGAGAAGGACCCCTGGCAGTCACCTGATCAGCAGAGCGAGTATGAAGATGAGCAGATTGGAGGGACCCCCCAATGA
- the dctP gene encoding TRAP transporter substrate-binding protein DctP: MKKLVGLLAICIFLSTFSIAFAGGYTGGPIKAKLASEEIAGDFMTVWANNFADHMKKWSDGKIDIEVYPYGTLGATGDINELCQLGVVDFVFSDYAWISSFVPQAQVLTLNYLFPTEKVPQVLDWMIKNGEFMPLLEKSFNKNGLVPLSIMFEGWQWLSSKDQVKSLADMSGLKLRVMSSKLLVEGYRAYGASPTPMSYGEVYSGLQMGLIDAQVNPLFAIYSMKFYEVQNYLTQLKSEPFVGIPTVNQKFFKSLTKDAQAEMLKYWHDSIIPAGKWITARNASDRKKIEKAKPAIKFHTLDAAAVAQFKARAETVYPQYVKLGGEGAQQILDAFLRDVENSKKALNIK, translated from the coding sequence ATGAAGAAACTTGTTGGATTACTGGCTATCTGCATCTTTCTGTCGACTTTCAGTATTGCTTTTGCTGGTGGCTACACTGGCGGACCGATCAAGGCAAAACTCGCTTCCGAGGAGATTGCCGGCGATTTTATGACGGTCTGGGCTAACAACTTTGCCGACCACATGAAAAAGTGGTCTGACGGCAAGATTGATATCGAGGTATATCCCTATGGAACCCTGGGAGCAACCGGCGATATCAATGAACTCTGTCAGCTCGGTGTCGTTGATTTTGTGTTCTCAGACTATGCCTGGATCAGCTCGTTTGTTCCGCAGGCCCAGGTGTTGACCCTGAATTATCTGTTCCCGACCGAAAAAGTCCCACAGGTCCTGGACTGGATGATTAAAAATGGTGAGTTCATGCCGCTCCTTGAGAAATCCTTCAACAAGAATGGACTGGTACCACTTTCGATCATGTTTGAAGGCTGGCAGTGGCTGTCATCGAAAGATCAGGTTAAATCCCTGGCAGATATGAGTGGTCTTAAATTGCGCGTCATGTCTTCCAAGCTGCTGGTCGAAGGCTATCGGGCTTATGGCGCCAGTCCTACTCCCATGAGCTACGGTGAGGTCTACAGTGGTCTGCAGATGGGTTTGATCGATGCTCAGGTTAATCCGTTGTTTGCAATCTACAGTATGAAATTCTATGAAGTTCAGAACTACCTGACCCAATTGAAGAGCGAACCTTTCGTCGGCATCCCCACGGTTAACCAAAAGTTTTTCAAGAGTCTGACCAAGGATGCCCAAGCTGAAATGCTCAAATACTGGCACGACTCGATTATCCCTGCCGGGAAATGGATCACGGCGCGCAATGCCAGTGACCGCAAGAAGATTGAGAAGGCCAAACCGGCCATCAAATTTCATACGCTGGATGCTGCTGCTGTTGCCCAGTTCAAAGCCAGGGCCGAAACCGTGTATCCCCAGTATGTCAAACTTGGAGGTGAGGGAGCTCAGCAGATTCTTGATGCCTTCCTGAGAGATGTTGAAAATTCTAAAAAAGCATTAAACATCAAATAA
- a CDS encoding nucleoside recognition domain-containing protein, which translates to MAETNLTLWRQLQAVLCELVRETLSTCLILFKIIVPISIATRFLQQWGVVDQLGVLLGPVMHLVGLPGEIGLVWATAIVTNLYGGVVVFASLAPGLDLSIAQVTVLTSMMLVAHSLPVELRIAQKAGTRFRTQALLRVGGALLLGGLLNFGYHLTDSLQGASHSLWNPPAVDPSWLGWGLNELRNLASIALIIFSLMCLLRLLKKIGLVDLLTRSLEPVLALLGMGRQAAPLTIVGITLGLSYGGGLIIQEAQSGRLSKREVFSSIALMGLCHSLIEDSLLMMVLGGHVSGVFWGRLIFALLLVFLLVRLIRVLPQNVFERYFVRPALVKSEPQAEELRCC; encoded by the coding sequence GTGGCGGAGACAAATCTCACCCTCTGGCGGCAGCTGCAAGCGGTCCTGTGCGAACTTGTTCGCGAGACCCTGAGCACCTGCCTGATTCTGTTCAAGATCATCGTTCCGATCAGCATCGCCACGCGTTTTTTGCAACAGTGGGGGGTGGTCGATCAGCTCGGGGTGCTGCTTGGACCGGTGATGCATCTGGTCGGCCTGCCGGGGGAGATCGGCCTGGTCTGGGCGACGGCGATCGTGACCAACCTCTATGGTGGGGTTGTGGTCTTTGCTTCGCTGGCGCCGGGACTCGACTTGAGCATCGCCCAGGTGACGGTGCTGACCAGCATGATGCTGGTGGCGCACAGTCTGCCGGTGGAGCTGCGTATCGCCCAGAAAGCCGGCACCCGTTTTCGCACCCAGGCGCTGTTGCGCGTCGGTGGCGCGCTGCTGCTGGGTGGACTGCTCAATTTCGGTTATCACCTGACGGATAGTTTGCAGGGGGCAAGCCACTCCTTATGGAACCCGCCAGCGGTTGATCCCTCCTGGCTTGGTTGGGGTCTGAATGAGTTGCGCAATCTGGCCTCAATCGCGCTGATTATCTTCAGTTTGATGTGCCTGCTGCGGCTGCTGAAAAAAATCGGGCTGGTTGATCTGTTAACTCGCAGCCTCGAGCCAGTGTTAGCGCTGCTCGGCATGGGGCGACAGGCCGCACCCCTGACGATTGTCGGCATCACCCTGGGCTTAAGCTATGGTGGCGGCCTGATTATTCAGGAGGCGCAGTCCGGCCGCCTGAGTAAGCGGGAGGTCTTCAGCTCCATCGCGCTCATGGGCCTCTGCCACAGCCTGATCGAGGACAGCCTGCTGATGATGGTCTTGGGTGGGCATGTCTCGGGGGTGTTCTGGGGACGTTTGATCTTTGCCCTGCTGTTGGTTTTTCTGCTGGTCCGCCTGATCCGGGTTCTGCCACAGAACGTCTTTGAACGTTACTTTGTACGTCCGGCGTTGGTGAAGAGCGAACCGCAGGCTGAGGAGCTCCGTTGTTGCTGA
- a CDS encoding M20 metallopeptidase family protein encodes MGKIRQRIEELNRELIDLRRDFHRHPELGFQEHRTAGVVETYLKGLGIATERVSSTGVVGLLAGTRPGPVLMLRADMDALPVAEENDLPYKSINAGISHACGHDAHMAMLLVAAKVLSEHRDALTGSIKFVFQPDEEVAGAIRMIKDGVLENPRVDAAIGMHIWTPLESGKISITAGAVMSSLEVFKVTIHGKGGHTGSPESAVDPILAAANLIQTVQLVQTREINHLKSTIIMFGKIHGGTKSNIIPDTVELEGSIRFLYAGGPESAEQPVERFKRIVRGVCETHRCTCEIEIQTENIPLVNDDGMVRRAKATAKKVFREDEIIESQYLASEDFAFFAAKVPAVFMFLGCGDEGKKTTYPHHSCHFNIDESTLHLGVEMYIRTAIDFFNCVE; translated from the coding sequence ATGGGTAAGATCCGACAAAGAATCGAAGAGCTGAACCGGGAACTGATTGATCTTCGGCGTGATTTTCATCGGCACCCTGAGCTTGGATTCCAGGAGCACCGCACCGCCGGGGTGGTGGAAACCTATCTCAAGGGTCTGGGCATCGCCACGGAACGGGTTTCAAGCACCGGGGTGGTGGGGTTGCTGGCCGGGACCAGGCCCGGACCGGTGCTGATGTTGCGCGCCGACATGGATGCTCTGCCGGTCGCCGAAGAGAATGATCTGCCTTATAAATCAATCAATGCCGGGATCAGTCATGCCTGTGGTCACGATGCCCATATGGCCATGCTGCTGGTCGCGGCCAAGGTTTTGTCAGAGCATCGGGACGCGTTGACCGGGTCGATAAAGTTTGTTTTTCAGCCGGATGAGGAGGTCGCCGGCGCAATCCGTATGATCAAGGATGGCGTCCTGGAAAATCCTCGCGTGGACGCAGCGATCGGCATGCACATCTGGACGCCGCTGGAATCGGGCAAGATTTCCATTACCGCCGGCGCGGTGATGAGCAGTCTGGAAGTGTTTAAGGTGACAATCCACGGTAAGGGCGGGCATACCGGCTCTCCCGAAAGTGCGGTCGATCCGATCCTCGCCGCGGCAAACCTCATTCAAACCGTACAGCTGGTCCAGACTCGCGAAATCAACCATCTCAAATCGACGATCATCATGTTCGGCAAGATTCACGGCGGCACGAAAAGCAACATTATTCCCGACACTGTGGAGCTGGAAGGGTCAATCCGTTTTCTTTACGCCGGTGGGCCCGAGAGCGCGGAACAGCCTGTTGAACGGTTCAAAAGGATCGTGCGCGGAGTGTGCGAAACCCACCGCTGTACCTGTGAGATTGAAATACAGACGGAAAATATCCCCCTGGTCAACGATGACGGGATGGTCCGACGCGCTAAAGCCACGGCAAAAAAGGTCTTTCGTGAGGATGAGATCATCGAGAGCCAATATCTGGCCAGCGAAGATTTTGCCTTCTTTGCGGCGAAAGTCCCCGCCGTTTTCATGTTCCTTGGCTGTGGAGATGAGGGGAAGAAAACCACCTATCCGCATCATAGCTGTCATTTCAATATTGATGAAAGCACACTCCACCTCGGGGTGGAAATGTATATAAGGACCGCGATCGATTTCTTCAATTGTGTCGAATAG
- a CDS encoding aspartate/glutamate racemase family protein, translating to MLFQARKNQTSYGEAIGILLLDSGAPFIQGDVGNATTYDFPVRFKRIDGLTVPRIFAHDQSFIQKMVDGARELEREGVKAITGDCGFMAIYQTEVSKAVDIPVLLSSLLQIPFIKATLPASAKIGILTANSKALTPEVFERLGINARESLVISGMENCENFRAAAIAETGELDSDKIRTETVERARELVIRNPGVRSILLECSLMPPYSEAVQGATGLPVYDYITMINHAYSAIKAKHYADTM from the coding sequence ATGTTATTCCAGGCTAGAAAAAATCAGACCTCCTATGGCGAAGCCATCGGTATTCTGTTGCTCGATTCCGGTGCACCGTTCATTCAGGGCGATGTCGGGAATGCTACCACCTATGATTTTCCGGTCAGGTTTAAACGGATTGACGGACTGACCGTGCCCCGCATTTTCGCGCACGATCAGTCGTTTATCCAGAAGATGGTCGACGGCGCGCGCGAGCTGGAACGGGAGGGGGTCAAGGCGATCACTGGGGATTGTGGTTTCATGGCGATCTATCAGACTGAAGTCAGCAAGGCTGTCGATATCCCGGTGCTCTTGTCGAGCCTGCTGCAGATCCCTTTTATCAAAGCTACGCTTCCTGCCAGCGCTAAAATCGGCATCCTGACCGCCAACTCCAAGGCGCTGACACCTGAGGTTTTCGAACGGCTGGGGATTAATGCGCGGGAATCTCTGGTAATTTCCGGGATGGAGAACTGTGAAAATTTTCGCGCGGCGGCCATCGCCGAAACCGGCGAGCTCGACAGCGACAAGATCAGGACCGAGACGGTCGAGAGGGCCAGGGAACTCGTGATACGGAATCCGGGTGTTCGCTCGATTCTGCTTGAATGCAGTCTGATGCCGCCCTATTCGGAAGCGGTTCAAGGCGCGACAGGTCTGCCCGTTTACGACTATATAACCATGATTAACCATGCTTATTCGGCCATAAAAGCCAAACACTATGCAGACACCATGTGA
- a CDS encoding TRAP transporter large permease: MTMLVTSLISMLLFGFPFMVTLLGSLMLYIYVYMPDFAPRLMMTMVQQVTTGLTPPALVCVPMFILAASLVTSGQSAGRMIRMIKTFVGHLPGGLPITANASCTLFGAVSGSTQATVAAIGGTMRPMLLEAGYSSSFTLGLIINASDIAFLIPPSIGFIVYGVATSTSIGALFLAGIIPGLMILVMFSVYCYFYSKAKKIKVLPKATGAEKIAALKDSLPVMGFPVIVVGGIYSGILSPTEAAAVSVLYALIVEMLIYKSLPMHRVIDAFLQTGVITGVVFILVGAGQAFSWLIGFLQLPQKFIPPLFGPDPSMFRVMAIIVVVYFVACMFVDPIVAIFVLSPIFQPYVVSAGVNPILLGTLVTLQCAIGSATPPFGCDIFTAQLIFRRPYLEVIGHSLPFLLILIAATIILMVFPGIVMFLPNLSMGN, translated from the coding sequence ATGACCATGTTAGTTACAAGTCTGATCTCGATGCTGCTCTTCGGGTTCCCCTTCATGGTCACCTTGCTGGGTTCCTTGATGTTGTACATTTATGTCTACATGCCTGATTTTGCACCGCGCCTGATGATGACCATGGTGCAACAGGTGACTACCGGATTGACTCCGCCCGCACTGGTTTGCGTGCCGATGTTCATCCTCGCCGCGAGCCTGGTTACCTCAGGGCAATCCGCCGGACGGATGATCCGGATGATCAAAACCTTCGTCGGCCACCTGCCTGGCGGATTGCCAATAACTGCTAACGCCAGTTGTACTCTCTTTGGCGCGGTTTCAGGTTCAACCCAAGCGACTGTAGCGGCTATTGGTGGCACCATGCGGCCGATGCTGCTCGAGGCGGGATATAGCAGTTCTTTCACGCTGGGGTTGATTATCAACGCTAGCGATATTGCCTTTCTCATCCCCCCGAGTATCGGGTTTATTGTTTATGGAGTCGCAACCAGTACCTCGATCGGTGCGTTGTTTCTGGCTGGGATTATTCCTGGTCTGATGATTCTCGTGATGTTTTCGGTCTATTGCTATTTTTATTCGAAAGCCAAAAAGATCAAGGTGCTGCCCAAGGCGACCGGCGCTGAAAAAATTGCTGCGCTTAAAGACAGCCTCCCGGTTATGGGCTTTCCAGTCATTGTCGTCGGTGGCATCTACTCTGGAATTTTAAGTCCAACGGAAGCGGCCGCGGTATCAGTCCTTTATGCTCTGATCGTGGAAATGCTTATTTACAAGAGTTTGCCCATGCACCGGGTGATTGATGCCTTTTTGCAGACTGGAGTTATCACCGGAGTCGTTTTTATCCTGGTAGGTGCGGGTCAGGCATTCTCCTGGCTCATCGGGTTTTTACAGCTACCGCAAAAATTTATACCCCCATTGTTCGGACCCGATCCCTCGATGTTCCGCGTGATGGCGATCATTGTGGTGGTTTATTTTGTGGCCTGTATGTTCGTCGACCCGATCGTGGCAATTTTTGTTCTGAGTCCCATTTTTCAACCCTATGTTGTCAGCGCCGGGGTTAATCCCATTCTGCTTGGGACGCTTGTCACCTTGCAATGCGCCATCGGTTCGGCGACCCCGCCCTTCGGTTGTGATATTTTTACCGCACAGTTGATCTTCCGACGACCCTATCTTGAGGTTATCGGTCATTCTTTGCCATTTCTGCTGATCCTGATCGCGGCAACTATCATCCTGATGGTCTTCCCGGGTATCGTCATGTTTTTACCGAATCTGTCGATGGGAAATTAA
- a CDS encoding pyridoxamine 5'-phosphate oxidase family protein, which translates to MRRSEKAVTHIAGLEQILWQGRVCQLAIADVPSPYIVSLSYGYGDGILYFHSAAEGHKIELLHCNPQVGFSVVVDLGIVEGEQPCNWGARFRSVVGQGRVEFIEESESKRTALKLLMAQYGEGAFDFPLKAIEETTVFRLVIKEMTGKQSRV; encoded by the coding sequence ATGCGTCGTAGCGAAAAAGCCGTCACCCATATCGCCGGTCTCGAACAAATTTTATGGCAGGGGCGGGTCTGTCAGTTGGCGATTGCTGATGTCCCCTCCCCCTATATCGTGTCGCTCAGTTACGGATACGGCGACGGTATTCTCTATTTTCACTCGGCCGCGGAAGGCCACAAGATCGAACTGCTTCACTGCAATCCGCAGGTCGGTTTTTCGGTGGTCGTCGATCTGGGAATCGTCGAGGGCGAGCAGCCGTGCAACTGGGGTGCTCGCTTCCGCTCGGTGGTTGGTCAGGGGCGGGTTGAATTTATTGAGGAGTCGGAATCGAAACGCACTGCCTTGAAGCTGTTGATGGCGCAGTACGGGGAGGGGGCCTTCGACTTTCCGCTAAAGGCAATTGAGGAGACGACGGTCTTCCGACTGGTCATCAAAGAGATGACCGGCAAGCAGTCGCGGGTTTAA